The following are encoded together in the Triticum dicoccoides isolate Atlit2015 ecotype Zavitan chromosome 6B, WEW_v2.0, whole genome shotgun sequence genome:
- the LOC119325231 gene encoding protein CbxX, chromosomal-like isoform X1 — MPGPGSQNGRASPPKSENIHGLVRAGDVAAVQRKLQENPALLNDKNPVMCQTPLHVAAGYNNTEIVKFLLDWQGQGADRVEVEAKNMYGETPLHMAVKNSSYESAKLLLERGVHTGAKANNGMSPLHLAVWHALQTGDCSTVNLLLSYNADCNAKDDEGKIPLNHIPGGAGNEMLLQLLTRHMEEQRKQKALMTCHEQQSMAEFEEAISQIVGLQELKMQLRRWARGMLFDEKRRAMGLGIATRRAPHMAFLGNPGTGKTMVARILGKLLHMIGILPTDKVTEVQRTDLVGEFVGHTGPKTRRKIKDAEGGILFVDEAYRLIPSQKSDDKDYGLEALEEIMSVMDSGKVVVIFAGYCEQMKRVIASNDGFCRRVTMFFDFDDFTTTELAEILLLKMNSLTDTSLLYGFRLHRSCTRGAVGELIARGTTEEWLKQMNGGLVDTLLVNARENLDLRLDFSCNDAETMITITLEDLEAGLRQISRQRHLR; from the exons ATGCCGGGGCCGGGTAGCCAGAACGGACGGGCGTCGCCGCCCAAGTCCGAGAACATCCACGGCCTCGTGCGCGCTGGCGACGTGGCGGCCGTCCAGAGGAAGCTGCAGGAGAACCCCGCCCTCCTCAACGACAAGAATCCTGTG ATGTGCCAAACACCACTTCATGTCGCAGCTGGATACAATAATACTGAGATAGTGAAATTCCTTCTTGATTGGCAAGGGCAAGGTGCAGATAGGGTTGAGGTGGAGGCAAAGAACATG TACGGAGAGACACCCCTGCATATGGCAGTAAAAAATAGTTCTTATGAATCAGCAAAATTGCTCCTTGAACGTGGTGTACATACAGGAGCCAAAGCAAAT AATGGCATGTCACCATTGCATTTAGCTGTCTGGCATGCACTTCAAACCGGAGATTGCAGCACCGTCAATTTGTTGCTAAGCTATAATGCAGATTGCAATGCTAAAGATGAT GAAGGCAAAATCCCCTTAAATCATATCCCAGGAGGAGCTGGCAATGAGATGCTGCTCCAGCTCCTCACTCGCCATATGgaagaacaaagaaaacaaaaagccCTCATGACATGTCATGAACAACAGTCAATGGCGGAGTTTGAAGAAGCAATATCACAAATCGTGGGGTTGCAAGAGCTGAAAATGCAATTACGTCGATGGGCCAGGGGAATGCTTTTTGATGAAAAGCGCCGGGCTATGGGCTTAGGGATTGCTACCAGAAGAGCTCCCCACATGGCATTTCTGGGCAATCCAGGAACAG GTAAAACAATGGTTGCTCGTATTCTTGGAAAGCTCCTACATATGATTGGGATTCTCCCTACTGACAAAGTTACTGAAGTTCAGCGAACTGATCTTGTTggagaatttgtggggcatactggACCAAAGACGAGGCGGAAG ATAAAAGACGCCGAGGGAGGGATTCTGTTTGTGGATGAAGCTTACAGGTTGATACCATCGCAAAAATCGGATGATAAGGATTATGGTTTGGAGGCACTGGAGGAGATAATGTCTGTAATGGACAGTGGCAAAGTAGTTGTCATATTTGCTGGGTACTGCGAGCAAATGAAGCGTGTCATTGCCTCGAACGATGGTTTCTGTAGGAGGGTCACGATGTTCTTTGACTTTGATGATTTCACCACGACAGAATTAGCGGAGATATTGCTTCTGAAGATGAATAGCCTGACTGACACAAGTTTGCTTTACGGGTTCAGGCTGCACCGGAGCTGCACCAGAGGTGCCGTTGGAGAGCTGATTGCCAGGGGGACCACTGAGGAGTGGCTTAAACAGATGAACGGAGGTCTGGTAGACACACTGCTTGTCAATGCACGTGAAAACTTGGATCTTCGTCTTGATTTCAGTTGCAATGACGCTGAGACCATGATCACAATCACATTGGAAGACCTGGAAGCAGGCCTAAGGCAGATCTCGAGACAGAGACATTTGCGGTGA
- the LOC119325231 gene encoding protein CbxX, chromosomal-like isoform X2, giving the protein MCQTPLHVAAGYNNTEIVKFLLDWQGQGADRVEVEAKNMYGETPLHMAVKNSSYESAKLLLERGVHTGAKANNGMSPLHLAVWHALQTGDCSTVNLLLSYNADCNAKDDEGKIPLNHIPGGAGNEMLLQLLTRHMEEQRKQKALMTCHEQQSMAEFEEAISQIVGLQELKMQLRRWARGMLFDEKRRAMGLGIATRRAPHMAFLGNPGTGKTMVARILGKLLHMIGILPTDKVTEVQRTDLVGEFVGHTGPKTRRKIKDAEGGILFVDEAYRLIPSQKSDDKDYGLEALEEIMSVMDSGKVVVIFAGYCEQMKRVIASNDGFCRRVTMFFDFDDFTTTELAEILLLKMNSLTDTSLLYGFRLHRSCTRGAVGELIARGTTEEWLKQMNGGLVDTLLVNARENLDLRLDFSCNDAETMITITLEDLEAGLRQISRQRHLR; this is encoded by the exons ATGTGCCAAACACCACTTCATGTCGCAGCTGGATACAATAATACTGAGATAGTGAAATTCCTTCTTGATTGGCAAGGGCAAGGTGCAGATAGGGTTGAGGTGGAGGCAAAGAACATG TACGGAGAGACACCCCTGCATATGGCAGTAAAAAATAGTTCTTATGAATCAGCAAAATTGCTCCTTGAACGTGGTGTACATACAGGAGCCAAAGCAAAT AATGGCATGTCACCATTGCATTTAGCTGTCTGGCATGCACTTCAAACCGGAGATTGCAGCACCGTCAATTTGTTGCTAAGCTATAATGCAGATTGCAATGCTAAAGATGAT GAAGGCAAAATCCCCTTAAATCATATCCCAGGAGGAGCTGGCAATGAGATGCTGCTCCAGCTCCTCACTCGCCATATGgaagaacaaagaaaacaaaaagccCTCATGACATGTCATGAACAACAGTCAATGGCGGAGTTTGAAGAAGCAATATCACAAATCGTGGGGTTGCAAGAGCTGAAAATGCAATTACGTCGATGGGCCAGGGGAATGCTTTTTGATGAAAAGCGCCGGGCTATGGGCTTAGGGATTGCTACCAGAAGAGCTCCCCACATGGCATTTCTGGGCAATCCAGGAACAG GTAAAACAATGGTTGCTCGTATTCTTGGAAAGCTCCTACATATGATTGGGATTCTCCCTACTGACAAAGTTACTGAAGTTCAGCGAACTGATCTTGTTggagaatttgtggggcatactggACCAAAGACGAGGCGGAAG ATAAAAGACGCCGAGGGAGGGATTCTGTTTGTGGATGAAGCTTACAGGTTGATACCATCGCAAAAATCGGATGATAAGGATTATGGTTTGGAGGCACTGGAGGAGATAATGTCTGTAATGGACAGTGGCAAAGTAGTTGTCATATTTGCTGGGTACTGCGAGCAAATGAAGCGTGTCATTGCCTCGAACGATGGTTTCTGTAGGAGGGTCACGATGTTCTTTGACTTTGATGATTTCACCACGACAGAATTAGCGGAGATATTGCTTCTGAAGATGAATAGCCTGACTGACACAAGTTTGCTTTACGGGTTCAGGCTGCACCGGAGCTGCACCAGAGGTGCCGTTGGAGAGCTGATTGCCAGGGGGACCACTGAGGAGTGGCTTAAACAGATGAACGGAGGTCTGGTAGACACACTGCTTGTCAATGCACGTGAAAACTTGGATCTTCGTCTTGATTTCAGTTGCAATGACGCTGAGACCATGATCACAATCACATTGGAAGACCTGGAAGCAGGCCTAAGGCAGATCTCGAGACAGAGACATTTGCGGTGA